The DNA segment TGCATATGAATGTctagattttctttttctcttaagatggattttattaataaaacatAATGACATCAATAAGGTTGGAAACTCAATTTCACAATCTTAGTTACACGCCACAACAATATTGCATGCTAAAATATTGTGGGTTGAGATTGCTAACCCGATCATCGTGGGAAGGGGGACAAAGAGATTCCAGTAACTATGATTTATCCTTAATAACTTTCTGAAAGGAGTCAGAAATGTGGAAATGTTAGGTACAATCAGCTTCTAATACTTAATCTGAGCTAAAATCTTTTATTATTCACTTCCTCCCCATTTGAGACATAAAATGAAGTGCGCGTATGATCACAAGTCAAAACATTTCAGTTAACTAAAACTTGAAGAGTTTTGCTCATCAATTCTATAGAATAATGCAATCGATACCTACCAAAATTTTCATTAGAAAAAAAAGTTGAAAAAGGAAGTAGTCATAGAAAAACAGGGTGAGGGAAAGGGGGAAAACTGCTGAGTATATTGTAGTAGTATTGACTGGAAGCTCACTTCCTAATTGCACAACATACATCCTAAATGCTAAGGGAAAAAACAATCTTTTGATCAGATCAAGAAAGCAGGCAAATCAAAACAGAACCTCTTCACCAGAGAATTTAAACCAAgcaaagagggaagaagagaaaaatagGGAAAACCCATCTCACTGATAAATCAGGAACACACTTATCAAGGATCAGCTCAAAACCCTAGCCGCTGGCCCTGATCTCTCACCTTTTGTTCAAGCTCTCGGCCTCCTCGGCGGACATCTGCGCCCCGAACATCACCGGGGTGATCCCTCCCGCCGGCTGAGACGAAACACAAGGTTAAGCCCTACGCTGCCGGAAGCACCAAATAAGAAGAACAGCAGAATGTCTTGGGACCTGCATTTACCTTGAGGGTCCGGCGGGAAGGCGGCGTCGCCTGATCAGCCGCCGTCGGCTGCGTCTCCGACCACGTCAGCAGATCGGCAGTGGAGGTGTGCGACTTCCTCACCGGAGTACTACGATCCATCTCTCCTCGTCCTCCCCGTCCTCTTCGTGCGAGCGTTAGACCGACCTGCGGAGGAATGGCCTAGCAGTAATGGAAGAGAAGGGGGCCGGGCGTGTAAGgcaaagggaaaagaaaagaaaagaacacaaaaaagaagtcctctctctctctctctctctctccgctcgATCTCCGTAGACCACGTGGCGTTTTTCCTGATCTTTATATGTACTGTGGGTCGGGTCACCGCTGTCTTGCGCAGGACGCTCACGGTACCGCAGCTGTGAGATAAACGGCAAGCGGTCATCCAACCGCGAGCGCACATAATTTGGGCGCTACGACGTACCCTTAGCTGAACTTGTTCCGAAAATGATGCTATCGGGAGGGCATGCGCATAGCTGTCTGAGATCGAGAAGGGAACCCACCAATGCGAAAATAAGTTGGGTCCACAGCTCGATCAATCGCCTCAGTGGAGGCGGACCCCACTAGCACCTATGAGAAACTAAACCTGGACCCTGTCTGATCCGACACGGGTTACATATGTTCTTGCCTATTACACGCGGGGCGGAGGACTGGGGTGACGTCGCCGAGGCCGGTGACCGGATCCCCGTGGGGCCCACTCAGTGGACTTAGGACGCGCGACGGCACGTGGGAAGGTGGCGGGTGGATGTCATCACTCCCCAACTCCCGCAACTTTAGCTGATATATACAACTATTTACAGCTTTGCCTCAAGCTCAACTCTTCTCACCGCGCACTGAAAGTGTTTGGTTGGATTAACCTCGTCATCCAAGCTGGTCTTCTGCGAACACCTACCAGCAGGACAATATTAATATCTTCCTCCACTTGCACCACAATGTCAATGCCAGCTCAAGTTGCAGTATCAAATCTGAGCCATACTCTGTAAAATTGGAATTTCTATGATCTAGAAGCACTTGCTACAAGACATTTCCCTCGTTGACTTGTGAGTTATACGGAGAACAAGAGAAACAAATAGGTTCAAACAACTGGCATTGGTGTTTCAAGCAGAGATGCAAGCTGCAGAGCACTCTGTTCCTCAGCCTAAACTTCTGCTTCACACTTGCAGAAAACTGCAGCAAGCAATGCTTGGGTTTGCCAGCCACTGAAACCGGCATCGCCGATACTGTGTGGAGGACAAGTAGCAGAGGGATCCCTTCCAGATCCAGCAatctagttttcaatcatcatgaAGAGTTCTGTTATGTGTTGTTCAGATCAAGCTTGCATGTGGCGCCTACTAAATGATATCAGATCATGGCTTAGCATTGAGAAAGTGTTCTTTACAGAGGAGCTGTATTAGGATCTCATATAGCTTCTAAGTCAAGCAGCAACAAGGCACCTTATTCTGGCATATGATATAATGCCTTTGATGAGAGGCCTTTTGAGCTTTTTGCTGCCTTTGAGACAGACACCACCACCTCTCAGCCATCCTGACAAAGAAAATATGATATCAGCAAGTGGTTTGAGAGAAGCTCTCATTGCTTTTGTAGAAAGGAAGGAATAGAGAAGAGCAGAAATGAATAGAGAAGGCAACACAAAGGGATGGTGTTGGTGAGATGGGCACTCACATGGTATTATTTCACATGAGGAGTTTATCTGGATTGGTCTTGATGATTGATATGAATAATGTGCCAGAGATAGGTTGTCCTTTATTACTCATTACTCATGTTGAAGGAATGTCACAGTGAAACTGGATTGGGTAATTAAATAAAGTTATTTTCACACATTATCAATTGGTCAAATTATAATTTACATTAACCCACATATACTATCATCATATGAGAGTGCCAAACACAATATTATGAAATAGAACAAGTACAATATTATGAAAGACAAGGTTTCTACATTTACATGCTCCTTCCATTTGATCAGTCCACTTTATGTGAGAGCAATGCCCTCCCATCATTGTCATCAGTCTCAAAATCTTCTCCTCCATATGCTATATCAATCACACTTCTTTCAGAAAGCTGAAGTCCAGAAGATTCTACTAACATTTCATGATCATCATCCAGCTCCATCTGCGGCATCTCTGatgcattcaataaattcattcgAGCCCTTTCCCTGTCTCTTGGATAGGTGCAGTACAAGAAGGAATATATGAAACAACAGAGTAACATAGGAATTGCTATTGCAGTGTAAAGTGCTTTGGCCAGAGATGAAGCATTTTGTCTGTCAATCTCAACACTGGCACTTTCACTTGGCCCATAGAAAATTGGTTTGTATCCATAAACATGCTCGGCTAAAATGCCAACAGTAGGGGGTGCAAACGAAGATAGCACAGACACAAAAGATCTGTCCAAAGCATAAATGCTTGTTCTTGATTTTTCAGGGACAATCTCTGCAGATATAGGGCTGcatagaaaataaagaaaaagaaattaaacAATTAGAATGTGAGATAATAACTCTAATAAGGAATATTGTCAAGTTTTTTTAATGACAACAAGACTGTGATGAAGACAGCAATTAACACCTTTGACACTTAGAAGCCTGATAGAGGGCTTCAAATTTATGTAAAGTAATTTAATGACATTATCTTCTGTTTTTACACTATACAAACAGTGAATGGAATGGTTTAGATCTTACAATGACGTAATCCtttattgaattattttaaaatgacATAAGACGGTTTGGATCTTTACAGCCGAAATATCTAAATGAAAATATTTCAAAAAGCTTTATCTTGGCAGTCAATTTCACCTTCTTTATTGAGAAAAATGAGGAGAAACATAGCAAGAAAGTCTTCATTCAGTTACTAGATAGATTGGGCCACCATAAAGAGGAAGATGTATCATTGGGCATTACTTGAGTTACTTAGGTCATCATTTTGTTTACATTGTTATGGGTAGGAACAAGATCTCATGGGTCAATTTAGGCATCACTTGATCAGTTTGATAGGTACCACAGATAAAAATTGTAAGCGTACCTGTTTGTAGCTGGACCACTCAAAGAGATGCTTAAACCTGTGACAAACATGAGAAGGGCGTGTCCCAATTCTGCAGAGGGATTATCTGGTAAGAACAACATCAACAAGGCTGCAAGTGGGATTGCAGAGCCTGAAGTTATCTGGGAAAAAAATATCCTTCCAGAGTTGGGAAAATATTTAGAAAGACAATCCCCCATCTTTCCTCCTAATGGTCCTCCAAGTGAACTTGCAATGATAAACATACTCATGAGGACCCCAGTTTGATTATGAGAGTAACCAATGAGCTCTAACCACATGGGTGCAAACAATAAGGAAGACCATGGAAATGAACCAGCAACTCCTTGAGCCACAATGATCCGAAACGATGGGATTTTTATAACAGCCTTTGCTTCGTCAAGCATAAACTTCACGTCTTCCCTGACAGATTTCCGTGTGAGAAACGCATCAGCTGGTTTGACATCATCAGAAAAATGAGGATCCACCGCAAAGATTCGGATGAGTAGTCCAACAACCACACTTATTATTCCAACCACATGAAAAGCAACCCTCCAACCAGCAATTCCCATGAACGTAGTGGAAGCTAATAGTAGAGAGAAGCAACCACCAAGGATGGAACCGATATTGCCAGTCAGTTGTAACCATCCGAAAGCTGAACCACGAATGCTATCATCAGTAGAGTCAGCAACAAGGGATTGGATGGCAGGTATCACCAAGGCTAGTCCAACGCCATTGAAAGCTCTTGAGATTGCTACCTAAACAACAAaaggaatttcatgcattattcaaACAGATGTATTTTCATTGCAATAATATCACTTAAACTGCATCCATGGGGAGTAAACTTTCTGAAGCAGAAAGCAAGAAAAAGGTACAAAACCTCTTACAGAAATGAGTCTTGACTAAAAATGACGAACCAGGGATCTTAAAGAAATTAACATGTAAGGTCTTTAACTAGCTTAAATGTAAAATCTCTGTTAAGTACATTGGCAAATGAAATAGGATTTACAAAAAATCCAACCCAAACTAGTCAATGCAAGCATGGTGGTATCAACATGGTTGCCCCATGTAAGGAAGCAACTAATGCCAATAATTATTTCGCTACTACGCGAGCAATATACGCTTGGCAATAATTAGTGACAAGTTTCTAGTTCCCATCTGGACTTCGATCCAGCCCTGATATGAGAAAGAGAGATATAGTTGAGCATAATAACCATTTATTCGAACCATAAGCAGGAACTGATAAACAAAAGACTTTCTATCAGTATAAATTATTACTGGCAGCTAAATGTTTTTGCACGCCGTCAGCATTAACAACATTTCAAGTAACATTCAATCCATTAACCAAATGGAGATCGGCATTAGACACCATAAATTATTACTGGAACACACAGAAAAAATGCAAATTCCAACCGGAACTCATGTAAGCTCTCAACAATGGGAGCTCAATCACATTAGCATATGCGAAAACGCGAGTAATGCAAACTATAGGACCAATAAGCCGAGCCAAGATTCGATTTTCCCAGCCAAAATCGTTTCCTCACTGTCCCGCAGACATCAACTAATTGATTCAACCACAGTCCCGACAAGCATATATCAAGAAAAGTCGAATCTTTAGGCACGCACCTGGAGATAGGTGTTGGATAGAGCGACAAGGAAGGTGGCTGTGGCCCAGAGGAAGGCGCCGAGGGCAATGACGTGGGTGCGATTGTGTCGGGCGGCCATGTAGGCGGCGAGGGGGTAGCAGGAGGACTGGACGATGGAGCGGAAGAGGGTGAGGGAGCCAAGCCCGGCGGGGGAGACGTGAAGCGCCGCCCCCACTTCCTTGTACACCGCCGGCAGCAGCGCCTCATCGGCGCGCTCCAAGATCGCCGCCAGGTTCACCAACACCAACGTCCACCGCCCGGCC comes from the Musa acuminata AAA Group cultivar baxijiao chromosome BXJ1-10, Cavendish_Baxijiao_AAA, whole genome shotgun sequence genome and includes:
- the LOC103969126 gene encoding uncharacterized protein LOC103969126, which encodes MGTVAAGRWTLVLVNLAAILERADEALLPAVYKEVGAALHVSPAGLGSLTLFRSIVQSSCYPLAAYMAARHNRTHVIALGAFLWATATFLVALSNTYLQVAISRAFNGVGLALVIPAIQSLVADSTDDSIRGSAFGWLQLTGNIGSILGGCFSLLLASTTFMGIAGWRVAFHVVGIISVVVGLLIRIFAVDPHFSDDVKPADAFLTRKSVREDVKFMLDEAKAVIKIPSFRIIVAQGVAGSFPWSSLLFAPMWLELIGYSHNQTGVLMSMFIIASSLGGPLGGKMGDCLSKYFPNSGRIFFSQITSGSAIPLAALLMLFLPDNPSAELGHALLMFVTGLSISLSGPATNSPISAEIVPEKSRTSIYALDRSFVSVLSSFAPPTVGILAEHVYGYKPIFYGPSESASVEIDRQNASSLAKALYTAIAIPMLLCCFIYSFLYCTYPRDRERARMNLLNASEMPQMELDDDHEMLVESSGLQLSERSVIDIAYGGEDFETDDNDGRALLSHKVD